A genomic region of Limnohabitans curvus contains the following coding sequences:
- a CDS encoding M61 family metallopeptidase codes for MHYRIEAADLHAHLYGVTLTIAQPTAGQRVSLPVWIAGSYMVREFAKQITGLSARQGKRNVTVQQLDKATWVIGCEANTPLTLHYQVHAHDDSVRTAWLTTQRGFFNGTSLCLQVEGQADVPHQLELVADSFNTHKTWQVATGLTPVKTDRQGFGTYVAADYDELVDCPVEMGAFWSGSFKACGIEHRFVVAGATPTFDGERLLRDTQKICETAIRFWHGHKRSATPHTHYVFMLNAVADGYGGLEHRNSTALICNRADLPRLNDNKPSDAKQSEGYTTLLGLISHEYFHTWNVKRLRPAEFARYDYRQENYTELLWFFEGFTSYYDDLLLRRAGLIDDAQYLKLLNKTINQVLQTPGREVHSVAQSSFEAWTKYYRQDANSPNLTVSYYTKGALVALCLDLTLRQHGVKNHSVSLDDVMRALWARCCTGKHEGPMSEADVLAVLKELTGRSWHTEFKAWVHGTRDLPLEKLLAAHGVKVQHDPAQLAQRLGLRVAEDHSVQIKTVLNGSAAHKAGFAPGDEWLGVDVAGKAPSAWRLKKLDDLLLYAGAAKKVTALISRDRQLLRLNLALPDAKANSTWRLMQDNPKLLSRWLGL; via the coding sequence ATGCACTACCGCATCGAAGCCGCAGACCTGCACGCCCACCTGTATGGCGTGACACTCACCATCGCCCAACCCACCGCAGGCCAGCGCGTGTCGCTGCCGGTGTGGATTGCGGGCAGCTACATGGTGCGCGAATTTGCCAAGCAAATCACCGGCCTCAGCGCACGCCAAGGCAAGCGCAACGTGACTGTGCAACAGCTCGACAAAGCCACGTGGGTGATCGGCTGCGAAGCCAACACACCCCTCACACTGCACTACCAAGTGCATGCGCATGACGACTCGGTGCGTACCGCTTGGCTGACCACCCAACGCGGCTTCTTCAACGGCACCAGCTTGTGCTTGCAAGTCGAAGGCCAAGCGGATGTGCCCCACCAGCTAGAACTGGTGGCTGACTCTTTCAACACACACAAGACATGGCAAGTGGCCACCGGCCTCACGCCCGTCAAAACCGACCGCCAAGGCTTTGGCACCTATGTGGCCGCCGACTACGACGAACTGGTGGACTGCCCCGTAGAAATGGGTGCGTTTTGGAGCGGCAGCTTCAAAGCCTGCGGCATCGAACACCGCTTTGTGGTGGCGGGCGCCACGCCCACGTTTGATGGCGAACGTTTGCTGCGCGACACACAAAAGATTTGCGAAACCGCCATTCGTTTTTGGCACGGCCACAAACGCTCGGCCACGCCACACACACACTACGTGTTCATGCTCAACGCCGTGGCCGACGGCTATGGAGGCTTGGAGCACCGCAACTCTACGGCGCTCATTTGCAACCGTGCCGACTTGCCGCGACTCAACGACAACAAACCAAGCGACGCCAAGCAAAGCGAGGGCTACACCACGCTCTTGGGCCTCATCAGCCACGAGTACTTCCACACCTGGAACGTGAAACGCTTGCGCCCCGCCGAATTTGCGCGCTACGACTACCGCCAAGAAAACTACACCGAGCTGCTGTGGTTCTTTGAAGGCTTCACCAGCTACTACGACGATTTGCTGCTGCGCCGCGCAGGGCTGATTGACGATGCGCAGTACTTGAAGCTGCTCAACAAAACCATCAACCAAGTGCTGCAAACACCGGGCCGCGAGGTCCACAGCGTGGCGCAATCAAGCTTTGAAGCGTGGACCAAGTACTACCGCCAAGACGCCAACAGCCCCAACCTCACCGTGAGCTACTACACCAAGGGCGCGCTGGTCGCTTTGTGTCTAGACCTCACACTGCGCCAGCACGGCGTGAAAAACCACAGCGTGTCGCTGGACGATGTGATGCGCGCCTTGTGGGCGCGTTGCTGCACAGGCAAGCACGAAGGTCCGATGAGCGAAGCCGATGTATTGGCGGTGCTCAAAGAACTCACAGGCCGCTCGTGGCACACCGAGTTCAAAGCATGGGTGCACGGCACACGCGACTTGCCGCTAGAAAAACTGCTGGCCGCACACGGCGTGAAGGTGCAGCACGACCCCGCTCAGCTGGCCCAACGCTTGGGCTTGCGTGTGGCGGAAGACCACAGCGTGCAAATCAAAACTGTGCTCAACGGCAGCGCAGCGCACAAGGCTGGCTTTGCACCGGGCGATGAGTGGCTGGGCGTGGACGTGGCGGGCAAAGCACCCTCTGCTTGGCGCCTCAAAAAACTCGACGATTTGCTGCTTTACGCAGGCGCGGCCAAAAAAGTCACCGCCCTGATCAGCCGCGACCGCCAGTTGCTGCGTCTGAACCTCGCTTTGCCTGACGCCAAAGCCAATAGCACCTGGCGTCTCATGCAGGACAACCCCAAACTGCTCAGTCGCTGGCTAGGCCTATAG
- a CDS encoding DUF3429 domain-containing protein produces the protein MVHSPITPDSNAGQFIERLGYAGLIPFVVLAFFMWIVTPEAHPFVAIALSAYGATIASFLGGIHWGIGLRHNAPQRKLHMVWGVVPSLVSWIAVMMPAYAGLPLLAVLLVACYLVDRKTWPEAGLRDWMTMRFRLTVVSTLACLLGAAAT, from the coding sequence ATGGTTCATTCCCCCATCACCCCTGACAGCAATGCAGGTCAATTTATTGAACGCTTGGGCTACGCAGGCCTGATTCCGTTTGTGGTGCTCGCCTTTTTCATGTGGATCGTCACCCCCGAAGCGCACCCCTTTGTGGCGATTGCGCTCAGCGCGTATGGCGCCACCATTGCCTCCTTTTTAGGCGGTATCCATTGGGGCATTGGTCTGCGTCACAACGCACCGCAACGCAAGCTGCACATGGTGTGGGGCGTGGTCCCTTCGCTGGTGTCGTGGATCGCGGTCATGATGCCGGCCTACGCGGGCTTGCCTTTGTTGGCCGTGCTGCTGGTGGCTTGCTATTTGGTCGATCGCAAAACTTGGCCCGAAGCGGGCTTGCGCGATTGGATGACCATGCGCTTTCGCCTGACCGTGGTGTCCACCTTGGCCTGCTTGCTCGGCGCGGCAGCGACTTAA
- a CDS encoding DsbC family protein: MQRTFRQLSAAALLALSITSVWAQGHEATIRKNLSERIPQIPKIEEITPTPLAGIYELRLSTNEIYYSDAQGNFLIQGNLIDTKSKRNLTEEREAKLSAVDFNALPLKDAITIVHGNGKRKLAVFEDPNCGYCKRFERDLAKIDNVTVYLFLMPVLGPGSVEKSRNVWCAKDPAAAWVNLMQKDMAPAAAQCNTAAIDRNLDFGRKYKITGTPTLVAQDGTRVPGAINSTQIEKLLADATK, from the coding sequence ATGCAACGCACCTTTCGCCAACTCTCTGCCGCTGCATTGCTTGCGCTGAGCATCACCAGTGTTTGGGCCCAAGGCCACGAAGCCACCATTCGCAAAAACCTGAGCGAGCGCATTCCACAAATTCCCAAGATTGAAGAAATCACGCCCACCCCATTGGCAGGCATTTACGAGTTGCGCCTGAGCACCAACGAGATTTATTACAGCGACGCCCAAGGCAACTTCCTCATTCAAGGCAACTTGATTGACACCAAAAGCAAACGCAACCTGACCGAAGAACGCGAAGCCAAACTGAGCGCGGTCGACTTCAACGCCCTGCCACTGAAAGACGCCATCACCATCGTCCACGGCAACGGCAAACGCAAGCTCGCCGTGTTTGAAGACCCCAACTGCGGTTACTGCAAACGCTTCGAGCGCGACTTGGCCAAAATTGACAACGTGACGGTGTATTTGTTTTTGATGCCCGTGCTGGGCCCCGGCTCTGTCGAAAAATCACGCAACGTGTGGTGCGCCAAAGACCCAGCCGCCGCATGGGTCAACCTCATGCAAAAAGACATGGCACCTGCCGCCGCGCAGTGCAACACCGCGGCGATTGACCGCAATTTGGACTTTGGCCGCAAATACAAAATCACCGGCACACCCACGCTGGTGGCGCAAGACGGCACACGCGTGCCAGGTGCCATCAACAGCACGCAAATTGAAAAACTGCTAGCTGACGCCACCAAATAA